The genomic interval ATAAAGTCTGTTTGTGGTTCTGGTAAATAAAAGTACTTTTGAATACTATTTCCATACCCTACCCCAAATAATCCACCAGGTGCAATTGCATAAAGCGATTGAATAATCTGAAAACCAGCTCCTAAAGGATCACTCCAAGGGTCTAAATAAGCAAAAATACGTTTTAGTCTATATGGTGCTGAAATAATTAGTAAGGTAACCCCACCAAGTCCCGCTAATATTAAATACAAAAAGTAGGACAAATTAACACCTGATACAAACAGCATAATAACAACTGTCGCAATAATTACCATTCCAGTACCGAAATCAGGTTGAAGCATAATTAAACCAAAAACAAGAATAATAACCCCTAATAACAATAATACATATTTAGGCTTTTTCATATCAGCATAATAATCAGATAGATATTTGCTGATGATTATAATACAACCAATTTTCATAAATTCAGAAGGTTGTATTGAAAAAGTTCCAATACCAATCCAACTTCTTGCCCCACCTCGTACGATTCCAACACCAGGTAATAAAACAATAATTAATAAAATTAAAACAAATAGAAAAATCTTAGTTGAATTCATTTTATAAATTTGATAATTTATTTTCGATATCACATACATTCCAAGGATTCCAATTGACGCAAAAATTAATTGTCTCCATAAATAATAAGCTTTGTCATTAAATTTATATTCTGCCCATATTTGACTTGCACTATAAACCATGACTACACCAATTAAAGTTAAAAGTAATGTTGTGACAAATAATAAGATATTCATTTGATTTTCTTGTTTCATATAAAACACCTCAATATAAATATATTGAGGATTTTGTTTAATTATTATTAATCTTTTCATATAAATAAATTAAATATACCTTTAATGAAAGATTATTCCTTGTCAATGCGATTAACGTGTTCAATAAACTTATCTCCACGTTCTTCATAATCTTGAAATTGATCCCAACTAGCACTTGCAGGAGAAAATAAAACGATCATTTCATCATTCTTAATCTTTTGTGTTAAGTTAATTATGTCTAATAAATCATCACTTACATAACAAGTTTTATTTAAAGCGGTTGAACTTTTAACTATCTTATCTTTTGTTTGTCCATAGGTAATGATTGTTTGTGTATTTTTGTGATTTATTATTTCTGAAAAATCTTGACCACGGTCTAAACCACCTAAAATTAATATAACAGGTTGATTAAAAGAATTTAAAGCACATAGGGTTGAATTAACATTGGTGGACTTAGAATCATTATAGTAAGTTACACCATTTATCTTTTTTACGAATTGAATACGATGTGGTAAACTCTCAAATGTTTTAATAGTGTTTTTAATAATATCGTTCTCAATATAAAACACTTTGGCGGTTGTAATCGCAGCTAATACATTATATAGATTATGTTTTCCTAGTAATTTAACTTCATCTTTACATACAATACTTCTTCCATTATATTTAATCACATCATTTTCTATATAAGTTTCTACATCAATTTCACTTAATGAAAAAGCATATTTACTACATTTAATCTTTTTAACTTTTTTTCTCACAATTTTATCATCAGCATTATAAATGAGATAACAATCTTCCTTCATTTGTTTGACTAAATTCATTTTCGCATCAACATAATGATCAAATGTATGGTGATAATCTAAGTGCGCTTCTGCTAGGTTTAATATGACGCCAATATGGGGTTTGAAATGGATAATATCTAATAATTGAAAAGAAGATAACTCTAATATAAACACATCACAAGAAACCTCATCTACAATCGCATCTGATAAAGTGTAACCGATGTTACCAACACTTACAGCCTCTATATTAGAATCTAATAATATTTGTGTGATTAACGCAGTGGTTGTTGTTTTTCCATTGGTACCAGTAATAGCAACAATCACTTTTGATTTATCAATAAAGTGATAAGCTAATTCAATCTCAGATATTATTAAGACCTTTTTATGTTTTGCTTTCTTTAAAATATCAATATCATGAGGAATTCCTGGACTTTTTATGATGATATCGATTGATGGTAAATGATGAATGACTTCATCATAGGGAATAAATTGTGTTCCCTCCAAAAATTCTTCTTCTACCTGAGTTTTTTCATCTGATACGAAAATTTCAACATTTAAAGTTTTTAGTAATCTGATGGCTCCTTTGCCACTTTTTTTTAACCCTAAAACTAAAATCTTTTTATTATTGAACTCAATCATAGCACTCCCCTTTGTCATATGACATCAGTCATTTAAAAAGAACTTAAATGATTAGGTTGTTACTATCACAATAGCAACACTAATTAAACTAAAAATTAAACCAAAAATATAAAATATTAAAACAACTGTTGACTCTTTATAACCACACAATTCAAAGTGGTGATGAAGTGGAGCCATTTTAAATATACGTTTCCCCTTTGTTTTCTTAAAATATGCTACTTGTAGAATATCAGATAGTGTTTCAATCACAAAAACACCACCAACTAATATAAGTAATAGTTCATATTTGGTTAAGATAGCCATAGTAGCAATTGCTGCCCCTAGTGTTAAGGAGCCTGTATCTCCCATAAATATCTTGGCAGGATGAGAATTGAAAATGAGAAATCCTAAAACGGTACCTAAAATAACAGCACCAAATAGCATTACATCATATTGACCATTACGACATGCGATAAAAGTAAAAGTTGAGAGAGCAAAACTTGAAAGACCCGCCGCTAATCCATCTAATCCATCGGTTAAATTAACAGCATTTGTTCCACCAACTAGCATTAAGAAGGTTAAAATTCCATAAAACCATTTTAAATCAAAAGAGATCTTGCTTGTAAGATGAATTTCAGTTGAATAGCCTTGTATTAAGTAAATATAAAAGAATACAGCCGCAATTGTGATTTGTAGGAAAAATTTCACAATAGGTCTTAATCCAATATTATTTTTACGAACGACTATCAGGTAATCATCTATAAATCCAATGATTCCATAACCAAATAAAGGTACAAAGATTAATATCCAGGTTTTCATATTTACGCCTATTAAACCTTTATTATATATGCTATAAAATATGATAACTGTTATGAGTGTGACAATACTAAAAACAATCCCACCCATCGTTGGTGTTCCTGATTTAATATGATGTGAAACAGGTCCTTCAATACGAATCGATTGTCCAAATTTTAATCGTTTCATATAAGGTATAATGATGGGGATGATGAGTACCGTTAACAATAACGATACAAACATACCAAAATAAATGATTTTAAGTATCATATTATATCTCCTTTACTCATCTTTGTTAAGTCGTAATTTTATAAACTTTATTACTTCATCGTAATCATTAAAGTATTCTTTTTTATCTTTAATGATTTGATAATGTTCATGTCCTTTCCCTAAAATGACAACAACATCATTTTCACTAATTATCTCTAGTGCATACTTGATCGCGTTTCTTCTATTTTCAATCACAATATAATTGGTATCACATACCCCTTGAACCATATCGTTAATAATACTAGATGGTTCTTCAAATCTTGGATTATCTGTTGTAAAAATGACATAATCCGCTAAATTAGTCGTTATTTTACCAATTAATGGCCTTTTTAAAGCATCTCTATCCCCACCACACCCTATGACGCAGATAATGTTTTTCCTTGAAATCATTTTAATTTCATTTAAGACACGAAATACACTGTCAGGCGTATGAGCATAATCGATAAATACATTTAAATGATAGGGATTTAGAACCTTTTGCATTCTACCAGTTACGCTTTTTAAAAGTGGCAATTTATCTAATATTTCATCCATATTATAATGATTGATATAAAAATATGAGATAATAGCGAGTAAATTATACACGTTAAAAAAACCAAAGATATTATTAGTATTTACAGTCCCAATAAATTCATTAAAACAATAGTACTTAAAAGAAATTTTATCGACATCGCAACTAATATCTCGCGCTTGAAAATCATTTTCTTCACCCAACCCATATGTATAGGCTTCTACATTTGTTAAGCGTATAAATTTTTTAAAATATTTATCGTCTCCATTAAATAATACTTTTTTTTCATTGAAAAAATTACCTAAATATGCAAAAAGTAACCCTTTAGAATAAAAATAATCATCAAATGTCTTATGATAGTCTAAATGATCATGAGAAAAATTAGTATAAATTACTGTATTAAAATCAATTTGTGATACTCTTTCTTGCTTAATTGCATGACTAGATACTTCCATTACAATATCTTTGATACCCTCATCAATAGAATTCGCAATTGTTTTTTGTATTATTAAATTAGAAGGGGTTGTATTAGGACTTTCAATGGCTTCATTTCCTAGTTTAATGCCATTTGTCCCAATCAATGTACAATTTCTTTTTAAGAATGAAAATATTTGATAAATCATGGTAGATACAGTTGTTTTACCATTCGTTCCTGTAACTCCAATAATATTGACTTTACGTGAAGGCTTATCAAAAAAAACATGGGATAATATCGCTAAAGCTTTTTTTGAATCATGGACTTTAATCATATTAGTATTTTCGAACTGAATATAATCATAATACTTATCCTCATAAATAATTGTTTTTATATTTTGATTGGCTACATCAATAATATAATCATGCCCATCATTTTCTTCACCTTTTATAGCGATAAACACACTATTTATTTCTGCTTTTTGTGAATTTTCTACTATCTTTCTAACTTCATGATTAAATATCTTATCTTTATCAAAATGTATCTTACATTTAGTTAATAAGGTATATAAATCCATACGATCACTCCCTTGATAAATAGATAAGTACTGTTCCACCCTCTGCTACTTTCTCACCTGGACTAGGAGATTGAAATTGCACAATGTCTCCATCCCCCCAAAATTCATAATTATAATAATAGATTGGTGGGATTTCACTTCGCTTCATTCCAATTAGGTTGGGTACTGTATAATATTTTTTATCCCACCCCCAACGTAATTCTTTTTCGATTTGATCTGGTTGTTTTGGAATTCCTAAAATTGGTAAAGCTTCTTGTAAGATTTCTTTAACAATAGGCGCTGCGACAACCCCACCATATTGAATGGTATTCTTAGGATTATCGATTGCAACATAGACAACAAGTTGAGGATCATTCATTGGTGCAGCACCAACAAACGAAACAATATAATTATTGTCTAAATAGACACCATCAACCGCTTTTTGCGCTGTCCCAGTTTTTCCGCCCACACGATAGCCATCAATAAAGGCATTTCTTCCTGTTCCTTTAGCGACAACACTTTCAAGTGCGAAACGCACTTTACTTGAGGTTTCTTCACTGATAACACGTCTTACTTCCTTTGGTTTGACTTCATATAGTAACTCATTTGAAAGGGGCATTCTAACTTCTTGTAATACATGGGGTTGATATAAAACACCACCATTTATTGCCGCACTCACTGCCGTTACTAATTGAATTGGGGTCACTGAATTTCCTTGACCAAAAGATGATGTTGCAAGTTCCACAGGTCCAACATTATCAACATTAAAAACAATTCCTGAGGATTCACCTAACAAGTCAACTCCTGTCTTTTTACCAAATCCATAGGCATCAATATATTCAAATAATTTTTCTTTCCCTAAACGTCTTCCAATTTCCATAAACCCTGGGTTACATGAATTTTGAATCACTTCAAGAAAAGTCTGGTCCCCATGCCCCCCTGCTTTCCAATCTTTAATCCGTGTTCCATCAACAATGGTATAACCCGGATCATAAAAATGGTCTGTCATTTTAAATACCCCTTCTTCTAATCCAGCTGAATAAGTCACTACCTTAAATGTTGATCCTGGTTCATAACTCATCCAAATAGGTAAATTACGATTGTATATTTCTTGGTCATAGTTTTGATAATTAGTAGGATTATATGAAGGATAGCTTGCCATGGCATATATCTCACCATTATTTGGGTTCATTGCTAGACCTAAAATTTGGTCCGGTTGATACCTTGCATTGGTATTTTCTAATACTCGCTCTAATAGAATTTGAATGTCCATATCAATCGTTAAATAAATATCCATTCCTTTTGATGGTGCTTCATATAACCCATATAATTGCTTAAGAGATTGTCCTTTGGCATCTGTATAATATTTACTACTCCCACTATTTCCCATTAAATAATCATCATAAATATACTCAATTCCTGTTATTCCTTGATTGTCAATACCTACAAAACCTAATACATGTGCTAAATACTCATTGTATAAATAATTTCTCTCAGTATCCCCTACTAAATAAACACCCTTATAATTTTTATCAATAATTTTTTTGGCTTGGTCTAATGATATTTTTCTTCCTTCTGGTTTAATAAGTTCAATTGATACATTCTTTGAAACATGTCGATAAGCTTCATCGTAACTCACTTCAAGCACTTTACTTAAAAAAGATGCTACTTCTTCTTGGTTCTCGATTTGTCTTGGTATTAAAGCAACACTTGGCGCTAACTTATTATTAACAATGGGTTTACCATTTCTATCATAAATTATTCCTCTTTGTCCCTCAACGGGGATATTACGACTCCACAAATCATAAGCCATATCTGTTATTTTATTACCATTTACAAATTGAACAAACGCTAGTCT from Mycoplasmatota bacterium carries:
- the ftsW gene encoding putative lipid II flippase FtsW — encoded protein: MKQENQMNILLFVTTLLLTLIGVVMVYSASQIWAEYKFNDKAYYLWRQLIFASIGILGMYVISKINYQIYKMNSTKIFLFVLILLIIVLLPGVGIVRGGARSWIGIGTFSIQPSEFMKIGCIIIISKYLSDYYADMKKPKYVLLLLGVIILVFGLIMLQPDFGTGMVIIATVVIMLFVSGVNLSYFLYLILAGLGGVTLLIISAPYRLKRIFAYLDPWSDPLGAGFQIIQSLYAIAPGGLFGVGYGNSIQKYFYLPEPQTDFIFAIIIEELGFIGGVTILLLYATFLITSLKISYHAKDLFGKFLALGITLIIFIQFFINIGVVIGLLPVTGVTLPFLSYGGSSLTVTLLGVGIILNISKHQIDN
- the murD gene encoding UDP-N-acetylmuramoyl-L-alanine--D-glutamate ligase, which gives rise to MIEFNNKKILVLGLKKSGKGAIRLLKTLNVEIFVSDEKTQVEEEFLEGTQFIPYDEVIHHLPSIDIIIKSPGIPHDIDILKKAKHKKVLIISEIELAYHFIDKSKVIVAITGTNGKTTTTALITQILLDSNIEAVSVGNIGYTLSDAIVDEVSCDVFILELSSFQLLDIIHFKPHIGVILNLAEAHLDYHHTFDHYVDAKMNLVKQMKEDCYLIYNADDKIVRKKVKKIKCSKYAFSLSEIDVETYIENDVIKYNGRSIVCKDEVKLLGKHNLYNVLAAITTAKVFYIENDIIKNTIKTFESLPHRIQFVKKINGVTYYNDSKSTNVNSTLCALNSFNQPVILILGGLDRGQDFSEIINHKNTQTIITYGQTKDKIVKSSTALNKTCYVSDDLLDIINLTQKIKNDEMIVLFSPASASWDQFQDYEERGDKFIEHVNRIDKE
- the mraY gene encoding phospho-N-acetylmuramoyl-pentapeptide-transferase codes for the protein MILKIIYFGMFVSLLLTVLIIPIIIPYMKRLKFGQSIRIEGPVSHHIKSGTPTMGGIVFSIVTLITVIIFYSIYNKGLIGVNMKTWILIFVPLFGYGIIGFIDDYLIVVRKNNIGLRPIVKFFLQITIAAVFFYIYLIQGYSTEIHLTSKISFDLKWFYGILTFLMLVGGTNAVNLTDGLDGLAAGLSSFALSTFTFIACRNGQYDVMLFGAVILGTVLGFLIFNSHPAKIFMGDTGSLTLGAAIATMAILTKYELLLILVGGVFVIETLSDILQVAYFKKTKGKRIFKMAPLHHHFELCGYKESTVVLIFYIFGLIFSLISVAIVIVTT
- a CDS encoding UDP-N-acetylmuramoyl-L-alanyl-D-glutamate--2,6-diaminopimelate ligase — translated: MDLYTLLTKCKIHFDKDKIFNHEVRKIVENSQKAEINSVFIAIKGEENDGHDYIIDVANQNIKTIIYEDKYYDYIQFENTNMIKVHDSKKALAILSHVFFDKPSRKVNIIGVTGTNGKTTVSTMIYQIFSFLKRNCTLIGTNGIKLGNEAIESPNTTPSNLIIQKTIANSIDEGIKDIVMEVSSHAIKQERVSQIDFNTVIYTNFSHDHLDYHKTFDDYFYSKGLLFAYLGNFFNEKKVLFNGDDKYFKKFIRLTNVEAYTYGLGEENDFQARDISCDVDKISFKYYCFNEFIGTVNTNNIFGFFNVYNLLAIISYFYINHYNMDEILDKLPLLKSVTGRMQKVLNPYHLNVFIDYAHTPDSVFRVLNEIKMISRKNIICVIGCGGDRDALKRPLIGKITTNLADYVIFTTDNPRFEEPSSIINDMVQGVCDTNYIVIENRRNAIKYALEIISENDVVVILGKGHEHYQIIKDKKEYFNDYDEVIKFIKLRLNKDE
- a CDS encoding stage V sporulation protein D, coding for MNDFILVMQKRLKFLMVLFSLLVLVLIFRLAFVQFVNGNKITDMAYDLWSRNIPVEGQRGIIYDRNGKPIVNNKLAPSVALIPRQIENQEEVASFLSKVLEVSYDEAYRHVSKNVSIELIKPEGRKISLDQAKKIIDKNYKGVYLVGDTERNYLYNEYLAHVLGFVGIDNQGITGIEYIYDDYLMGNSGSSKYYTDAKGQSLKQLYGLYEAPSKGMDIYLTIDMDIQILLERVLENTNARYQPDQILGLAMNPNNGEIYAMASYPSYNPTNYQNYDQEIYNRNLPIWMSYEPGSTFKVVTYSAGLEEGVFKMTDHFYDPGYTIVDGTRIKDWKAGGHGDQTFLEVIQNSCNPGFMEIGRRLGKEKLFEYIDAYGFGKKTGVDLLGESSGIVFNVDNVGPVELATSSFGQGNSVTPIQLVTAVSAAINGGVLYQPHVLQEVRMPLSNELLYEVKPKEVRRVISEETSSKVRFALESVVAKGTGRNAFIDGYRVGGKTGTAQKAVDGVYLDNNYIVSFVGAAPMNDPQLVVYVAIDNPKNTIQYGGVVAAPIVKEILQEALPILGIPKQPDQIEKELRWGWDKKYYTVPNLIGMKRSEIPPIYYYNYEFWGDGDIVQFQSPSPGEKVAEGGTVLIYLSRE